TCTGGATACTGTCGATAATGGAATCTGTCGACTGGGCTTTGATGGGCTGACCACTGACGTAACAGTATCCCTGACCGACACGAGCAAAGAGTACCCGGAGATAGTCAAAGATTTCGGTGATAGTGCCAACCGTGCTGCGCGGGTTGCGGCTGGTCGACTTCTGCTGGATGGAAATCGAGGGAGCGAGGCCCGAAATAGAATCGACGTCCGGCTTGGGCATCTGCCCGAGAAACTGTCGGGCATAGGTGGACAGCGATTCGACGTAGCGACGCTGACCTTCTGCATACAGCGTATCGAAGGCCAGCGAACTTTTTCCGGAACCGCTGACTCCCGTCATCACGATGAGCTTGTTGCGCGGCAGGCTGAGCGAAATATTTCGGAGATTGTGCTCGCGGGCACCCTTGATGACGATGTCTGAGTTGAGCATAGATTTCAAAACGCCGGGCAGCGAGCCTTGTTGTGTTCTGACAGGACTTTTGGGATAGGCGAAGCCGCGGGATTCTAGATCACATTTTTCTGTTCGTCACGTGGCTGAAACTGCCTCTCAGGCATCGTTCACCCCGAGTTCTTCAGGGCGCCTCGTATCGACCGGTGTCGCAAATCACGCGTTCGTCATGACCAGAGACCTGATGAAATTAGCAATTTCGGGGAGATCTCGGCGAGGGAGAATCGTCGACTGCGAGCCATCACCGCATTTTGTGTCAGCAGGTAACACGTCGTCGGTGACAACGGCTCGAATTTCCGGCATCGTGGCCGCGTACGGAAGTTCTGATACAGCAGCTCTCCAGACTTCGATTCGCGCGGCGGACGTGTGCAGATCACCTTCGACAATGACAAGGTCACAGTGCGCGAATGCCGAGTGCAGGGCGTCGTAACGGGATTCACGGTCATCAGAATGTTGAGCCGGGTCGGCAGGGATGAAGACGGCTGACATTTGCGGAGAAAGAATGCCAACTGCTGCTGCTCCGGATTCCCGGTGACGATGCGAATCCTTACCGGGTGTATCGAGTTCGTGATGATGGTGCGTGTGTTTGACGGTTGCGATCTGCAGACCCTGCCTCGTCAGAAATTCGACCAGTTCACAGACAAGCGTTGTCTTGCCGGAGTTTTTTCGCCCGACAATATGAACTCGCGGAACAGCCTTCGTCGTTTGAACGTCGGCAGAGGCATCGTTATTGGTTTCCGACATGTCAGGCTGATGTTTCGTTTGATTCTCGTTCCACTGAAATTGCAACCGACTTAAATGCCGGTGTCTTCGAAAGTGGATCGACTGCGTGGGGCACCAGAACATTGGCTTCGGGATAATACATGGCGGCATTACCAGCCCGAATATCGAATGGCCGCACAAGAATGTAACGCATCTCTCCCGCTGCGCTGGTCACTCGCACACGATCGTTTGCCTGAAGCCGCATTCGCTGTATGTCGTCGGCATTCATCAGGATAACATCGCGCCGCTCCTGTCCTCGATACAGGTCTTCTTCGTCATAGACCACGCTGTTGAACTGTCCCTCGGAACGGAGTGTCATGAGAGTGAGGGACGTATTTTCGGATTGCTGATCGGTTGTGGAAGGCCGCACTGTTTCGGGCAGCCGGAAGGCGTGAAAGGTCGCACGCCCCGAAGCGGTTGGAAACTGATAGTCTTCGACAGCACGTCCCGGCACATGAAATTCTTTGCCACCAGAATCCAGTGTCTTCAACTGCTGATATTCGGGTATCAGATCGGCAATTAATTCCCGGATGGCGCTGTGGCTTTCCAATGATTTCCAGTCGAGCTTGCTTTCGGGACCGAGTAACTGTTGTCCGATCTGGCTCAGAATGGAAACCTCACTGCGTGGCCCGGGCATGCGGGCCTTTCCACCGTCACTAAGTCGTACAAAACTGAACATCGATTCCTGGGTCGTTGTTTGCGGTTCTTCATCTCGCGGCAGAACGGGCAGGATGATGGTTTGATCGGCTGTTCCCCAGGCATGCCCCGTATTCAGTGTGGTGGACATGTAGACAATTGTCTTAAGCTTTTGCATGGCCTGCATTGCGAACTGCGAATCGGGGTTGCTGCCGTACAGATTACCGCCAAGACACAGTGAAAAATCCATTTCACCGCGGTGGGCCGCCTGCATACAGGCCATGGTGTCATATCCGGGAGAAGTGGGAGGGGTGATCCCGAGTTTCTGTTCGTACCGTTGCAGCATCGATTGCTTCATCACCGGAGTGACTCCGACGGAGCCCAGCCCCTGCACATTACTATGCCCTCGGATTGGCATTGCGCCAGCGTTGCGCCGTCCAAGCATTCCACGAAGCAGCAGCAATGCCGCGATGGCCTGCACACTGGCGGTTCCGTGAAGGTGGTGCGTGATTCCCATGCACCAGCCAATGACTGTATTCTTCGAAGCGATGTACTGCCTGGCGATGCTGCTGATGGTCGCGCGGTCGATTCCGGATTGATTGCAAATCTGTTCCCAGGATGTTTGCCGGACACTGGCCAGGTAATCGTCGAATCCTTCTGTATGTTGACGGATGAAGTCCGGATCGTGAGCGTTTTGTTCGATCACCTCCTTTGCGATTCCTACCAGCAACGCCATGTCGCCGCCAATATGTGGCTGAAGATAGTCGCTGGCAATTTCACTGCCGAAGAGCAGGCTTCGAACATCGCTGGGGACGCGGAACCGTGTGAGTCCCAGTTCTCTGACGGGGTTCACGACCACGACTTTTCCTCCGCGTCTGCGAAGGTTCATGAGGGTTCTCATGAGTCTCGGATGATTCGACGACGGATTTGCTCCGATCAGGATGTAGAGATCAACCTTGTCCAGGTCTTCCAGTCGAACCGTGCCTGCTCCTGTTCCAATTGTTGATCCCAGACCAGCGCCACTTGCCTGGTGGCAATAGTACGAACAGTTGTTCACGTAGTTTGTGCCGAACAGCCGAGACATCATTTGCAGAAGAAATCCGGCTTCGTTCGATGATCGCCCACTTGCATAGAAGAAACTGCGCTGGGGTCCGGCATCTTTCAGGGCCTCAACCGACCGCTGAATGGCCTCGTCCCAGCTGATGGGCTGGTAATGTGTGCTGCCACGCTCAAGCAGCAGCGGTTGCGCGAGTCGACCAGAGAATTCCAGTTGCCGCGGAGTCATGGATCTCAGGGAATGGATGCTGACGCGCTGTGTGAAATCATCCGGGATCGGGCTTTGCAAATCAGATCCCATCGCCTGAAACGATTTCTTACAGACCTCCGGAAAATGACCACCTTCATTCACCATTCCGCCAAGCTGCCCACCCATTCCAACAGCGCAGGTCTTGCAGGTATTGCGCGACCGCATGGCTTTCCACATGTTCCACCAGCCGACACGACTAGCCACTTTCATGCTGTAAGCAATGGCCTTCCACCCGCCACCGTATCGAGGTGTTTTCATTGGCGAATTCAAATCTGAGGTGCAATGGTGATTATAAAAGGAATCTGTATCGAATGGGGTCCGGATGACCTGAAGCCCAACGACTCAGGTTCGTATGACAGCGGACAGCATTCAGGAACCCTACATGGGGTCAATGTCGTCGACCATGTCGGGAACGTAATCGTCTGCATCAAGCGCGTATTGCAGCAGCACATCCATCGAAATGTGTTCGATGGCTGAAATATGTGTCGCCTTCAACATCAGTTTTGGGGCAATTCCAGCTTCAAACGCTTCGATCCATCGTGGCAGGCAAAGGCACCAGCGGTCACCGGGTTTCAGGCCCGGGAAACGAAACTCCGGGCGGGGCGTCGACAGGTCGTTTCCAGCGTCGTACGAAAACTGGAGAAATTCTTTCGTCATTTCCGCACAGACCGTATGCATCCCGGCATCGTCGCCACAGGTTTCGCACTTCCCGCTGCGAAAGAATCCTGTCAGCGGATTTGATGAACAAACAAGCAGGTCACCGCCAAAGACGTTCTTCGCCATTACCATAATCCAATACAAGTTCTGTCTGCTGCCGAATTTCCGCTTGCGATGCTATCCGGAATGCCCACGCCAGTATAGGGACTGCCCGCCAGTTCCAAACCTTTGAAACACGCGACTTCCTGTTCAATCCGACGAATACGGTCGGCGTGACCAACATGGTACTGGGGCATTGCGTTGTTATAGCGAGCTACCTGTTCAAAAACAGGATCGCCCTTCATTCCCAGAATGGATTTTAGTTCCTGACGAACCATCCTGAGAATTTCGTCATCTGTCTTTGACATCAAATGCGGCTGCATTGCCCCGCCAACAAACGTCCGCAGCAGAATGTGGCCATCCGGAGCGCGACCGTGGAACTTACGACTGGTAAACGAAACCGCGAGAATCTCACGCCCTTCCTTGTGCGGAATCACCAGACCGAATGCATCCATCGGGTGGGTGAAATCGCGCAGGCGGTGACCGCTGACAACAATGGCGCTGGATGCGTATTCGATTGTTTGCAAAGCCGTTCGAAGTGCATCGAAACGAGTATCGGGCAGGAGTCGGGCGATGAGGTAAGTTGGCAATGTTGGAATCACCGCATCAAATGTCTGCGGAGCAGGTTCGCCGTCGATGAGTACATGCCATCGGCTCGAGTGACTGGCGGTCGTTTCTGCTGCCGGCGTGACTTCACGCACAGGTCGGTTGAATTCAAATGTGACTCGGCCGGTTTTTATGCAGGCCTCGGCGATCGCCTGCATCATCGATGTAAGCCCGTTTCGAGCGGTGAGGAAAAGTCCGTATCGTGCACCGCTGCCGGATGTTGCTTCGGCCGCGTTCTTTGATTTCTTCTGTGTTGCCAGCGTCGCCCGGATCACACTTCCATGTGATTTTTCCATTTCCACGAACCGTGGCAGCGTCGCCTGAAGACTTAACTTTTCCGGATCGGATGTATAGATGCCGCCGACCAGAGGCTGCACAAGTCGATCGAGCGTCTCGGCGCCAAACCTGCGACGGACGAAACTGGCGAGCGATTCGTCCGTGCTTTCCCTGCGGCGCGGGACCATGGCTTCGCCCAGCAGACGCAACTTTCCCTTCATCGACAGAATCGGAGTTGTCATGATGGCCATCGGTTTTGCGGGTGCCATCAGCATGAAACCATCGGGCACCGGGAGTGCCCTGCCCTTGCGAAGAACCAGACTGCGCCGCCAGGTTTCGTCGGTGGGGATCAGTTCCTCTGTGAAACCGATCTGCCTTGCGAGGTCAATGGCTCCCGGTTTGTTCGTAATGAACGAATCGGGGCCCAGCTCGATCAGGAATCCGTCGCGCCGGATGGTCTGAATGATTCCCCCGACGTGATCACCCGATTCCAGTACTGTGACTCGGATTCGATCATCACTGGAGGCCAGTCGCCACGCCGTCGCAAGGCCAGTAATACCTGCGCCAATTACACAAACATGTTTCGACGCAGTCGCCGGGTCAGAAGTCATTTCAAAACTGCCATCCTTCGTGGGACGCGGATACGACCGCGTATTCAGGGATGCGGCTGCGGAAAGTCAGCTAACGCGCACCCAGTTCATGAACGATTTCGACAAGCGCTTTCACGTGATCCGGATTCATGTCTGGCATGACGCCATGGCCGAGATTGAAGATGTGCCCGTTTCTCCCTTGCGCGGCATTCAGCACATCCGCAGCGCGCTGTCTGAGTACAGGGATGTCGGCGTAGAGTGAAACGGGATCCAGATTGCCCTGCACCGCAAATTCCGGACCGAATGTGTTCCATGCTTCCCCAAGATCGACACGCCAGTCGATGCCCATGACGGTGCCCCCCACGTCTTTTTGCAGAGGAATCAGCGCAGGATTGCCCGTCATGAAATTGATGACCGGGGCGTGCGGCAAAACGGATTCAATCAGTCGCTTCGTGTGCGGCATCACGAAGCGGCGATAGTCAGCAGGGGACAGGCATCCGGCCCAGCTGTCAAAGACCTGCACTGCCTGACATCCCGCTTCAATTTGGGCCTTGAGATAGATGATGACCGAGTCCACCAGTCGGGACATCAGGACGTCCCAGGCGCCGGGATCGTTGTACATCATTGTTTTTGTGTGGATGTAGTTTTTCGAGCCGCCGCCTTCGATGCAGTAAGACGCCAATGTGAACGGTGCACCGGCGAATCCGAGAAGCGGAATGTCACTTGCCAGCGCCGCGCGGATGAGTTTCACCGCCTGAAACACGTAATCCAGGGAATCAACAGACTCCAAAGCGCACAATCGGTCAACTTCGGCTGAGGTTCGCAGTGGGTTATGAATGACGGGGCCTTCGCCCTTCATGTATTCCAGATGGATGCCCATTGGTTCAAGAATTGGGAGCAGATCAGCGAACAGGATGGCCGCATCGACTCCCAGAACCTGCTGGGCTGTGACAGTGACTTCGCATGCGAGTTCCGGCGTCTTGCAGAGTTCCATGAAGGTAACTTTGCTTCGCACAGCCATGTATTCGGGCAGGTAGCGACCCGCCTGACGCATAATCCAGAGTGGCGTTGTATCGACCGCTTCGCGCCGAACGGCTTTCATGAATCGGCTGTTATTGACTACTGCTTGAACCGAAGACATTCCGTCTTGCCTCTTCAAAGGTTGAACATTCAGTGCTCGCAGACCGTTGTCAGACCATGCGTGGCCGGATGATAGACGTTCAACGGCGGCACGGCATCCTGCGACCGTGGATTCGTCCGGAAAGACGCGATTGATCGCATTTACGGGATTCCCGGATCTGCCAGTTCCGCCTTACGAATACATACTTTTCCGAGAAAGTCAGTGGGAACTTCGGCGGCATTGGCCGTTCTCCTCCTGATTTCAGGGCGTCAGAATGCTGACTCGCCGCGGTGAGGCAGCACGACTGGAGTCTGTCCGGCCGATGTTGCATTTGGTTGGCGCGACATCGGCCGCTCGTCGATAAACAAGGCGGGTGCATTGATCAGGTGGATTCATCCCCTGGAGTTTATCTGAAGAAAAGTACACTGCCGGGGGAGAAGATGGACGGAGGAATCTTATCGATTGGGGTCATGAAGGGTGTCACAATCTGGCCGACGGTCGATGCGATTGACGCGAACGCCTGGGAACAGGTCAGGCACCACGAAGACGTCTTTATGGACCTTCGAATGCTTCGGATCACGGAGCGGTCGTTGTCGCACAAAGATCGGTTCTGGTATTTGCTGATTTGTGATGACGCTGGTCAGCCGTGCGCCATACTCTGCGCATGGCAAACCTGTATTCAGGGAACATTGCTTGCCGACGAAAGTCTTCCGATTCGGGGGCTCAAGCTGGCCTCAAAGATCGTACCCGCACTGAATACACATCCCATTCTTTTCTGTGGCATGCCGGTTTCGGCAGGACAAAGCAATCTTCGCATCAAGCCGGGGGCATCCGCGCCTTATGTGATTGATCGCGTGAACAGCGCGATGGAATATCTCGCAGGGCAGTCGGGAGCACGGTTTATTGTTTTCAAAGAATTCACGGGCGATGAATCCCGGTTGGTCGATCTGCTGAAGACGCATGGGTATTTGTCTGCGGACAGCTTGCCCATGAACGAGCACAGAGCCACAGCGACGTCGTTCGAGGGCTTTTTAGCAAAGCATCACAAGAAGAAACGCTGGGATATTCGCAAGACCCGCAAGCAGCTGCAGGACAGAATCCGTTTGCATGTCACAACGGATCCGCTGGAAGTGAAAGCCCTGTATTCGGACGATGTTCATCGGCTGTATGAAGCTGTCCTCGGAAAATCAGAACATCGCCTGGAGACTCTTTCACAGGCTTTCTTTCAGGAACTGTCTGCTGAGTTTGGCGACGACAGCATCTATTGTTTCCTGATGGATGGTACTACTGTGCTCGCTTTTGGCAATGTTCTCGTCGCTGGCAAAGTTGCCTATGCGATGTACGTTGGCGTGAATTACAGCCGTAATGCTGAGTACTCCCTTTACTTCAACATCATGTACGCTTTGATGCAGGAATCGCTGAATCGAAATGTTGAACTCGTCAGCTGGGGGCAAACGGTGGATGAATTCAAGCGATCCAAGCTCCTGTGCAGCCAGTCTTCTCGCAGCCTCTGCATTAAAGGTACCTCTCTTTGGACAAGACTGTTGATTACCTCGGTCTTTTCGCATTTGTTCCCGAGGCGGGTTGTGGAGGAGTTCCGGGATGAGGGTGAGCCGGTTCGACGCGCGGCGTGAAACGTCCGACTGGAGAACAGAAACGCAGTTTCTGGAGGGCGTCACTGAAGTAGACGGTTCGACCGGCAGTATCTGCCGGTTCCGTGGTCGTGGGCTTCCTGGACAGATTCCCTGCGGGCTTCTGTACGGTCACCGCGGGAGATTCGCGTAGACACCGACGCGGCTGATCCAGGAACATGTTCGTCTGATGGGCGTGATTGACTGCACGCCAGCAGTGAACTTGAAAGCAAGATCGCCTGTTCCGTGGAAATCAGAATGAACAGAAAGAGAGACAGCAAGTCGGTTCACTCATCGTGTGTTTGCTGCGTTTTGTCTGTCCTTGTGATCGTGGCAAACGCGGGCTGCAAATACGATGGTTCGTTTCTGCAGATGAACAGTGATTCTCCAACTCCGTTTATGGGGTTCCAATTGTCTGTCAGGAATGAGCGTTCGCAACATACGAATTCAACTGATTCTCGAGTCGTTTCACTGCCTGTGCAAAGTGATCATTCACCGCGATCACAACCGTTCCCGTTTTCGAATGGTATGCTGGATTCTCCCGGACCGACCATTCTTCGAAGTGCGAGTGCAGGTTCGCTGGTACCGGTTTCTGTTGTGTCGGAATACCGCAGTCACGTTCGGTTTTCGATTCCGTCGGACTCGGATTCAGGCGTATCGAAGGCTGACGAAGTCCAATTGCGTCTGAATGGTTTCTGAGGTTTCGGCCCGTGCCATCTGCGACAAGACAGAATCAAGTTTCCAATCGCGCCTGGTTGCGTTCGAGCGTTGATTTAATCACCTGCTTCGTGATGGCCGTGATTCTGCTGCGTGGTTTTGTGCTCGAAGGTTACCTGATTTCAACGGGATCGATGGCACCGGGACTTCGTGGCTTTCATAAACGCACCGTGTGTCCCAGCTGCCAATTCCCATTTGCATTTGGCGTTTCGTTTGATGAGTCTGTTGATCCGATGGAGCTGACCGCTGACTCGACTGATGGGACGCGAAAGTATGCGTCTTGTCCCAACTGCGGACAGATCAATATTTCAGTCTCTGAAGTGCCGGTCAGCCATGGAGATCAACTTCTCGTGCAGAAGCACGTGTTCGATTTTCGTCAGCCGAAACGGTGGGAGACAATTGTTTTCAGGAACCCGGCTTCTCCAGAAGAGGCGTACGTCAAAAGGACAATCGGTCTACCCGGAGAGCAGGTCAGGATCTCGCATGGCGAGGTGTTCATTGATGGTCGCATTGCTCGTAAAGATTACCGAACCCAACGTGACATGCGTATTGCGGTGAGTGATCTTCGTCATCTCGCCGATTCGCCCCTGTGGGAAATGTCCTGGGATCTGGATGAATCATGGGACGTTGTTCCGACGACGGTCGATGCGGTGGCAGATCCATCCAGTGGCAGTCTTCCTGCCGATGACCTGTTGCGTCAGTCTGATGCCGAAGCAAGTCTCAGTTTTCGTCCCTGGCGGTGGTTCGGTGGTGGGCATTTTGTAGAGACGCCTGTCAGTCCTGAGGATGCAGAAGTAGACTGGGCGGCATTTCTCGAACGGTTTCGAAGTTTGCCCCTCGGCTGGGCGAGCCGCGTTGAGTATGATCGTGAACGGCAGGTTCTTCGTTGTGAGGGTGTCATGCCGCTGGAATTGCAGCGGGACCTGATTCGAGAAGCCACGAACCAACAGTTCAGGAACGCAGTACACCGACTGGCCGCGTTGTCCCACCTTTGCTCGGTGACGGATCGATATGGTTACAACGCATTGATTTCGTCAAGAGAGTATCCTGTCACGGACCTTATGCTGGAAGCAACGCTCTCGTGGACAGAGACGCCGCAGGAAATCGTCGTCGAAATTCCTGTGGCCTCGTCCGTCTTTCGAGTTGTTTTATCTCCAGCGGAAAATGTAATCG
This genomic interval from Planctomycetaceae bacterium contains the following:
- the hemE gene encoding uroporphyrinogen decarboxylase, translated to MSSVQAVVNNSRFMKAVRREAVDTTPLWIMRQAGRYLPEYMAVRSKVTFMELCKTPELACEVTVTAQQVLGVDAAILFADLLPILEPMGIHLEYMKGEGPVIHNPLRTSAEVDRLCALESVDSLDYVFQAVKLIRAALASDIPLLGFAGAPFTLASYCIEGGGSKNYIHTKTMMYNDPGAWDVLMSRLVDSVIIYLKAQIEAGCQAVQVFDSWAGCLSPADYRRFVMPHTKRLIESVLPHAPVINFMTGNPALIPLQKDVGGTVMGIDWRVDLGEAWNTFGPEFAVQGNLDPVSLYADIPVLRQRAADVLNAAQGRNGHIFNLGHGVMPDMNPDHVKALVEIVHELGAR
- a CDS encoding FdhF/YdeP family oxidoreductase, with the translated sequence MKTPRYGGGWKAIAYSMKVASRVGWWNMWKAMRSRNTCKTCAVGMGGQLGGMVNEGGHFPEVCKKSFQAMGSDLQSPIPDDFTQRVSIHSLRSMTPRQLEFSGRLAQPLLLERGSTHYQPISWDEAIQRSVEALKDAGPQRSFFYASGRSSNEAGFLLQMMSRLFGTNYVNNCSYYCHQASGAGLGSTIGTGAGTVRLEDLDKVDLYILIGANPSSNHPRLMRTLMNLRRRGGKVVVVNPVRELGLTRFRVPSDVRSLLFGSEIASDYLQPHIGGDMALLVGIAKEVIEQNAHDPDFIRQHTEGFDDYLASVRQTSWEQICNQSGIDRATISSIARQYIASKNTVIGWCMGITHHLHGTASVQAIAALLLLRGMLGRRNAGAMPIRGHSNVQGLGSVGVTPVMKQSMLQRYEQKLGITPPTSPGYDTMACMQAAHRGEMDFSLCLGGNLYGSNPDSQFAMQAMQKLKTIVYMSTTLNTGHAWGTADQTIILPVLPRDEEPQTTTQESMFSFVRLSDGGKARMPGPRSEVSILSQIGQQLLGPESKLDWKSLESHSAIRELIADLIPEYQQLKTLDSGGKEFHVPGRAVEDYQFPTASGRATFHAFRLPETVRPSTTDQQSENTSLTLMTLRSEGQFNSVVYDEEDLYRGQERRDVILMNADDIQRMRLQANDRVRVTSAAGEMRYILVRPFDIRAGNAAMYYPEANVLVPHAVDPLSKTPAFKSVAISVERESNETSA
- the lepB gene encoding signal peptidase I, giving the protein MAVILLRGFVLEGYLISTGSMAPGLRGFHKRTVCPSCQFPFAFGVSFDESVDPMELTADSTDGTRKYASCPNCGQINISVSEVPVSHGDQLLVQKHVFDFRQPKRWETIVFRNPASPEEAYVKRTIGLPGEQVRISHGEVFIDGRIARKDYRTQRDMRIAVSDLRHLADSPLWEMSWDLDESWDVVPTTVDAVADPSSGSLPADDLLRQSDAEASLSFRPWRWFGGGHFVETPVSPEDAEVDWAAFLERFRSLPLGWASRVEYDRERQVLRCEGVMPLELQRDLIREATNQQFRNAVHRLAALSHLCSVTDRYGYNALISSREYPVTDLMLEATLSWTETPQEIVVEIPVASSVFRVVLSPAENVIALLADGIDKPLQTRQLPALQRSEDGPTVVTIEASNIDSQVVFAIDGDQVLVPFLIDPGEVGDPHWFADESGLSVGGQIGAAPINTSGTVTNSDRALRSAMLREQQGRWGIKVNGTDVSIRQLRMYRDVYYTPGRRRNAVEEPCLVAENSYFVMGDNSPVSADSRNWMDPFVPHNMLLGKPFLLHLPSRPAVLDFNGWQVPLRIPDWDRIRYIH
- a CDS encoding GNAT family N-acetyltransferase produces the protein MDSSPGVYLKKSTLPGEKMDGGILSIGVMKGVTIWPTVDAIDANAWEQVRHHEDVFMDLRMLRITERSLSHKDRFWYLLICDDAGQPCAILCAWQTCIQGTLLADESLPIRGLKLASKIVPALNTHPILFCGMPVSAGQSNLRIKPGASAPYVIDRVNSAMEYLAGQSGARFIVFKEFTGDESRLVDLLKTHGYLSADSLPMNEHRATATSFEGFLAKHHKKKRWDIRKTRKQLQDRIRLHVTTDPLEVKALYSDDVHRLYEAVLGKSEHRLETLSQAFFQELSAEFGDDSIYCFLMDGTTVLAFGNVLVAGKVAYAMYVGVNYSRNAEYSLYFNIMYALMQESLNRNVELVSWGQTVDEFKRSKLLCSQSSRSLCIKGTSLWTRLLITSVFSHLFPRRVVEEFRDEGEPVRRAA
- a CDS encoding DUF2237 domain-containing protein translates to MAKNVFGGDLLVCSSNPLTGFFRSGKCETCGDDAGMHTVCAEMTKEFLQFSYDAGNDLSTPRPEFRFPGLKPGDRWCLCLPRWIEAFEAGIAPKLMLKATHISAIEHISMDVLLQYALDADDYVPDMVDDIDPM
- the hemG gene encoding protoporphyrinogen oxidase; this translates as MTSDPATASKHVCVIGAGITGLATAWRLASSDDRIRVTVLESGDHVGGIIQTIRRDGFLIELGPDSFITNKPGAIDLARQIGFTEELIPTDETWRRSLVLRKGRALPVPDGFMLMAPAKPMAIMTTPILSMKGKLRLLGEAMVPRRRESTDESLASFVRRRFGAETLDRLVQPLVGGIYTSDPEKLSLQATLPRFVEMEKSHGSVIRATLATQKKSKNAAEATSGSGARYGLFLTARNGLTSMMQAIAEACIKTGRVTFEFNRPVREVTPAAETTASHSSRWHVLIDGEPAPQTFDAVIPTLPTYLIARLLPDTRFDALRTALQTIEYASSAIVVSGHRLRDFTHPMDAFGLVIPHKEGREILAVSFTSRKFHGRAPDGHILLRTFVGGAMQPHLMSKTDDEILRMVRQELKSILGMKGDPVFEQVARYNNAMPQYHVGHADRIRRIEQEVACFKGLELAGSPYTGVGIPDSIASGNSAADRTCIGLW
- the mobB gene encoding molybdopterin-guanine dinucleotide biosynthesis protein B, which gives rise to MSETNNDASADVQTTKAVPRVHIVGRKNSGKTTLVCELVEFLTRQGLQIATVKHTHHHHELDTPGKDSHRHRESGAAAVGILSPQMSAVFIPADPAQHSDDRESRYDALHSAFAHCDLVIVEGDLHTSAARIEVWRAAVSELPYAATMPEIRAVVTDDVLPADTKCGDGSQSTILPRRDLPEIANFIRSLVMTNA